GCTTGCGATATCGCCAATGCTGAACGCATAGTTCGTCCAGCCAAAATTGACCTTCGTGAAGTTTGGGGCTGACGGGCAATCAAGAACGTCCAACTCGGTTTGCCACGGTGCGAACGACTTATCCCAAGCTGGCGGCAGATTGCCAACGACTGTGTCTTCGGCGAGACGATGTATCTCTTCGTGGAGCGTCACTTGTTCCAACTGGGGCAACAAAGCGACGATGCCACTTAAGCGGCGATCGCTGAGCATAGCCGTGGGAAGACTCTCATACGTTTCGTGATAGTTGTAAAACGCAAGCCCAATCATCTTTATGTTGTTTTGGCACTGCATCCGCCGGGCCGCTTCGCGTCCGCGCTGGGCTGAGGGGATGAGAAACACGAGCAAGATCGCAATGATGAAGATCACCACGAGCAGTTCCAGCAATGTGAAGCCTGCGGATCGCTGGGTGGGTGTTGTATTCATGAGATCGCCTCCAACGATGCTTGTTCGCTGAGTCTCGGTTTCTTCGCGTGCTGCTTCCGCATACGCCACACTTCGTAGGCAAACAGCGGTATCGTCCAGCTGAGCCAGGCGTTGATTTGATACGCTTCGACCGATTCGCTTTCGGTCACGATCAGCACGCCGGAGGCCAAGCGGAACAGTAGCGGCGAGATCAGTAGAATGAAGCAGCGGGTAGCCCAGACTTGATGCGTGGCCAGTTTTCGGAGCATCGCATACCGTGCCGCGAGCGCGGCGGTCAGCCCGGTGGCGATCGATTGCAGGGCGAACGCGACGCCAGCGATCGGCCCAGAGAACGCCCAAACCGACATGATCAATCCACTGGGAACCAGCACGGCCAGGACTAACAACACTTGTAGCTTGCCCAACTGGCGATGCCGTTTCTGATGCGTCTTCCGTTTCCCGCTGAACATCAAGTAGGCGGCCAACAGCAAGGTGATGGGGCCGACGATAATGTGGGCGTAGAAGGCGGGCGGGTAGATGCCGGTGAATGACTTTTCGCGGCCCACCAGGAAAGCGGAATCGAAGTTCGGCGGAAAGTAATCGCCATATTGCAGCACGATCGACGCGACCACTTTCGCGCCCAAGAGAGCGATCACCCCTAGGGCCAGTGTCTTGAGCGTCGCCATACGACGTGCCGGTCCATGCGCTTTCACGGCGCCGCACTCCCGAGGTTGATGAGGTAAAGAGAAGAGCAGGGGGAGCTCGGCCAAAGTGGGTTCGCCAGCCCCACCTTAGAGGATACCTAATCAACGTGGCCCCGTCGATGAAATTGCCGCTCGACGGGCTTTCAACAAGCCTTCTAAGCAGCAATATCGAACCATTTCCAAAGGCCTGGAGGGCCGGTCGAATGTAGCCAGGGGCGTTAGCCCCTGGAACCGATTGAACAAATTTAACAAGCCCTGGAAGGGTGCCCGAAGCATCTGTTGCAAGAGTTCGGTCGCCCTTCCAGCGCTTGTGAATCATAAAACTCTTACCAGGGGCTAACGCCCCTGGCTACATTCGCGCGCCCCATCTGGGGCTTCGGAACCGTGAAGTCGTGATGTGCGGCACGATAGGCTTTTAGTGGGCCACCAATTGCTTATCGGCGTCGGGCTTATCGTGGATGGCGAAGCGGTTGACCATGTGGGCGCTCGCTTCGTTCAGGCCGATGATTTCGACTTCGACTTCTTTCTGGCGATACTTAACGACCACCTTATCGAGGGCTCCGATCGCGGTGATGTCCCAGAAGTGAGCATCTGACACGTCGATATGAACTTTCTCGAGTTGTTCGTGGTAGTCGAACGAGTCGACAAAGCGATCGGCCGATGCGAAGAAGACCTGACCGCTTACGTTGTAGGTCTTCAGTGGCAAGTCTTCGTGTGGGACGCCATCGACTTCCAGAATTTTGCCGACCTTGTGGGCGAAGAAGAATCCTGAGAGCAGCACACCAACGAGCACGCCTTGGGCGAGGTCGCCGGTCATCACGACAACAACGACCGTACTAACCATCACGGCGCTAGAACTCTTGGGATGCAAGATCAAGTTCTTCAGCGATTCCCATTTGAACGTGCCGATCGAGACCATGATCATCACCGCTACGAGCGCGGCCATTGGGATCATCGAAACATAAGGGCCGAGGAACACCACCAAGATCAACAGAAACACGCCGGCACACAGCGTCGACAAACGACCACGACCGCCTGACTTCACGTTGATAACCGATTGCCCGATCATCGCACAGCCTGCCATGCCGCCAAAGAAACCAGCGACGATATTCGAGATGCCTTGCCCCATGCACTCTTGGTTCTTGTCACTCGGCGTGTCGGTCATTTCGTCGACGATTTGGGCGGTCATCATCGATTCCAGCAAGCCGACCATCGCCAAGGTTACCGAAACGGGGAAGATGATTTGCAGTGTTTCAAATGACCAGGGAATCTCAGGAAGCAGAAACATCGGCAAGCTGTCCGGCAGTTGTCCCATGTCGCCAACCGTGTTGACATCGAAGCCGAAGCCAACCGAGATTGCTGTCAAAACACAGATTGCGATCAGCGGTGACGGAACGGCTTTCGTTACGTACGGCAGCAAGTAAATCATCGCCAGTCCGGCGGCCACCATCGTATAGACCAACCACACCGACGGGACCTCGTAAAGCTCTGGCAACTGGGCGCAGAAGATCAAAATCGCCAAGGCATTCACAAAGCCGGTCACCACCGACTTCGAAACGAATCGCATCAAGACGCCTGCCTTGAAATAGCCGGCCGTGATTTGAAGCACGCCCGCCAAGATCGAAGCAGCCAGCAGGTACTGCAAACCGTAATCCTTCACCAGGTCGACCATCACCAAGGCCATCGCTCCGGTCGCGGCCGAGATCATCGCAGGTCGGCCACCCACAAACGCGGAAATGGTGGCAATACAGAAAGCGGCGTACAGACCGACTTTAGGATCGACCCCAGCGATAATCGAAAAGGCGATTGCTTCGGGGATCAGAGCCAGGGCCACGACCAACCCTGAAAGGATGTCCTTGGGGACGTTCGAGAACCATTGTTGGCGCAGAGATTCCATCTGTTCTTTCTTCATCATTTGCGTATTCAGATCTTTTTCGGTGGGAGATCCTGGCTTGTTTGCCAAGCCAGAGGATGCGATTCGCCCTCATTCGTGGGGCAACGCGTGTCAGCGGACGGAGAGAGCTCGTCCCGCGGTTTGCCGAGTAATTACCACCTCAACACAAGATGATTACCCGTTAGCTAACCTTTTTCGGGGACGAATTTCACGCTGAGAGAAAAACAGCTTACACCGGTCTAATTTCCATTATTCAGTAATTTGGCGGACTGTATGGCACACATCTTACCACAACGCCCGAGAGACTGATAGACGAAAATTGGGGAGCTTTTCAATTTCAGCCCTTTGGCGGGGGAAATCCGCGTATCTCAGTAAGCAGTGAGCGAGCATCCCACCTTCACCAGGGCAGCCGGTATGAACGAGCGTCACCCCACCCTTTTCGGAACGTTTTTAGGCTTAGAAGCGGTGTCGGTCCTGTTCACGCTGATCGGGCTGTCGTGCGTTGCGTCCCCCTTGGTACTGCGTGGTGGCATCGTTGGATGGCTTTCCGATTACGAGCCACCCGTGTTCGATCGGCATGATCCGTTTCTGCTGCTTTACTTCCTGGTCGATCTGGTCACGGTGGCAACGCACGTTTGCATCAGCATAGGCGTAGGTGTGCTGACCATCTTGGGGGCGGCCTCGCTCAGCACCGGCACCGGTATCGCCGCCGCCCTGCTAGGGCTTTTCCGAACAAGTAAGTCACAGGAGATGGCGATCGATCGTCAGCAAAGGGTGAAGATCGCAACGCCGGATGACGATCGTTAGCCCGAAAGTGTCCGGGCTTGGCCAGCCGCAACACGTTTTCCTTGGCGCACGTAGCCCCACTCGCCGTGGCCGTGCGGATCGAACTGGACGAACATATCGTCCATCCGATACGAGCGAATCGTCAACGAGCGTGTGTCTTCCGACACTTCAAGTTGACTTTCCCCTTGATCGCGTCGGACCAATAATTGTTGCACGTTCGGATCTTCAAATAGTTCAGATTCATCCGGCACAATGGAAAACAGGCAGTCCCCTTCCAGGTCGCCTGGAGGAAGGGCGCAGAGGATGAAGCCGAGATGCTTCGATCCATCGAGAGTTTGCAGGACGATGGCTTTCATGACGAGTTGATTTCCCGAAGAGCGAGTTCTCGACACCGCCGCCCTAAAGGCACGTTCTGCCTGCTGGCAATTGGCAAAAAGGCTGAGCCAAGCGGTGCGATTCGGTTTATTCTAGTTGGACGCCGCACGGTTACTAGCCGCGCTGCGTGAATCGCGTGACAGTTTCTCTGGCGGCTTTCATTGACTTGGCGATTTGCCAATGATTGCGTAGCCTGGGATGCCTTACTCGAGCAAGACAAACTGGCCTATCTATGACCTTCGATCAACCACCTGTTCGTGAACTTCTGGCCAAGCACGTTGATTATCTGGCGGCTCAGATCGGACCTCGTATCTTGGCCCAGCCGGAGAGTATCGAAGCGACGGTTGCCTACTTACGCGGGCAATGGGAGCAAATGGGTTACGAAGTACGTGAAGAGCCGTACGAGTCATCCGATGGTCCGGTGAAGAATCTCTATGTTGAAATTCCTGGCAGCCAATTACCTGGCGACGTGATCGTGTTGGGGGCCCATTACGATACCGTCGCTCAGTCCCCCGGTGCCGACGACAATGCCTCGGCCGTCGCTGTGTTGTTAGAAGCAAGCCGACTACTGAAGAACCAATCACCGCGACGCACGCTGCGGTTTGTGGCGTTTGCCTGTGAGGAATCTCCCTACATGAGCATGGGCTCGATGGGAAGCCAACATCACGCCCGCGAGGCAAAGCAGCGCGGCGAGCGCGTACAGATGTTGTGCTTGGAAATGGTCGGCTACTTTCTAGACGAACCGAACTCGCAGAAGGTACCTCCTTCGATCCCGAAGTTTCTGCATGGTTTATTTCCCAAGCGTGGCAACTTCCTGGCGGCGATTGGTAACCTGGCTTCGTGGAAGTTGAACTGGGCGTTTCGCCGTGGCTTCAAGCAAGCGACGCGGTTAAGCTTGTTCTCGTTGAACTTGCCAGAGAAGGTGCAAGAGATTCGGCGGAGTGATAACAGTTCGTTTTGGGACCAAGGTTTCCCGGCGCTGATGCTGACCGATACCAGCTTTCTTCGCAATCCGCATTATCATCAGCCAACCGATACGCCTGACACGCTGGATTACGACCGGATGTCGCAAGTCACGTTGGGTGTCGTCGGTGCGATGATTCGATTGGCGAAGTAACTTACGTCGACTCAACGCGGCGCGAGACATCTTCGACGGTGGCCAGCCACTTGTCGAACTCGTCGCTGTCTTGCCACAACTGCTTCAGTTCACACTCGTCGGTCTTAATGCGTTCGAGAGCCAACTTGGCGATCGGCACCAGTGGTCCGGTCGGCAATTCTTTATGTTGACTGGCCCAAGCAGAAAGTTCATCGAGTGGCGCTTCCTGCAAGCCAGGACGACCGCGCAGGTGAGCCAACGCTTCGCACGCAGCTAACGCTTGACTGGCCTCATCAAGATCGACGAAGTCTTCCGCTTCGGTGACGCGCAGCAGCGCAGTTTGAATCGGAACGATGTCATCGCTCGCGAGCAAGTCTTCCTGCCAATCACAGGCAGAGTCGTTATCAAAGATCTCGTATCCCCATGCTCCCATGGCACAAGGGTCTCCTTTCGAACTGGCGAAGCACCGCATCACGATACGTTGTCGGTGCAAAGAGCACAATCCGGGTGGAAGATCGCAAAGAGTTTGTTGCGCATCTTGGAACAATTTATGCCAATTGAGTCATATTTCACGAGAAATAGCAATAAGGAATAGAGATGTATTGATGTCTATTTCTTACCACCACTCCTAGCGAATGACACATCAGAGAGGCAGATCTTCCCCTCCTATTCGGGCAGATGCCAATCCGCGCCATCCGACATGATGCTTGTGTTAATTCGCATCAGCTTTTGTTTCAATTGCGCAACAAGTTCCGGGTGCTGCGAAGCAAGATCGTGTTCTTGCTTAGGATCGTCCAGCAAATTGAAAAGCTGGTAGTTCGTGTACGTTCCCTTCTTCAGCGCAGGGATCCACTCTTCTTTGAATACGAGAGCATCGGGCACATCGAAATCACGATAACCAACGAAGCTGTATGGTCCATCGCGCATCGCCACAATCGGCACCGAGCGTTGCAAGTGCCAGAACAAAGGCTGGTGACGAACGAACTTCTTTTCGCCTGGGATGAGGATTGGTGTGAGATCGCTCCCATCAAGATGACGCCCCTTGGGAGGGCTGATCCCCAGAAGACCACATACCGTGGGCAAGACATCGACCAGGCCAGCCGGTGTGTCGCTGCTAATCACGCGTCCCGGTGGAATCTTGCCTGGCCAAAAGAAGATCCCCGGCACACGAATTCCCCCTTCCCAGTTGAAACGCTTACGACCACGCAAACCGCCCGTCCGATCGTCGCGGTAGCTACCGTTATCGGAAGCGTAGATGATCAACGTGTTCTCTGGTTTGTCGATCGCATGCAGCTTAGCCACCAGCCGCGCGATGGCACGGTTTCGATTATCGATCGTCGCGGAATAGACGGCCGCTGGATCATCGATCGCGCCATACGCCTTCACAATCTGATCAGGCGCGGCAATCGGTGCATGCGGTTCATGAAACCACATGTTGAGAAAGAACGGTTGATCGGCCGGACGTTTGGTATCGAGCCAGTCGATCGCCTCATCAACCACCAATTGGCACGAGTATCCTTGCAGCTTGCCCACCGGTTTGCCGTTGCGAACGAAGTTGCGGGGATTCTTGTGACTGGGAATCGCGTTGTTGCCAGTTGCAAACCAGTAATCGAAGCCATGCTTGTCAGGCGTTGGCTTATCGAACTTATCGTTCGGCATTCCCAAATGCCACTTACCGATGTGCGCCGTGGCGTAGCCTTCCTGCTTGAGGATCTCAGCGAGGGTATTCTCGCGCAGCAGCAAATGGGTACGTTGGCTGGTGTCGTTAATCCAACCATATACGCCGGCGCGAATATGATGCCTTCCAGTGAGCAGCGTGGCACGCGAGGGAGAGCAATTCGCGGCACCGGAATAGAAATCATGAAACCGCACGCCACCGGTCGCCAGGGCATCGATGTCAGGCGTCTTCACCGGGCCATCGTAGCAGCCGATATCTTGATACCCTTCGTCGTCCGCCAACAAGATCACCACGTTCGGTTTTTCCGCGGCATAAGTAAGCGGTGCCATCAAAACGGCAACACCAAGGGCGAGCAAGATTCGAGTGATCATGGAGGTTTCTCTTCCGCGAGGCGTGAGGGGATTACTTGTTGCCGTCGATTTGTTGTTGAGCGAACTTCAACTGCTGCGCCGCTTCGGCTTGCGACGCGTTGTAAGGCGACTTGATGGTAGCCGCTTTGGGCTGCCCCGTTTCTACGACGGGGCGTAATTGTTGCTGCCAAGTGAAAATGAAGTCGCGATTCCGGACGTAACGCTGCTGTTTATCTTGCACATGAATCCATGAGCGAGGGTCGCCTGGCTCGCCGCGGAGTTGCGGCAAGAAGCTCCGTCCGTCGATCGGTTTCGCAGGGAGCGAGGCCCCGGTTAGTTCTACGAGAGTCGGCAAGAGATCGGAAAGGTCGATCAAGTCGTGATTCACCTTGCCAGCCGCGATCACACCGGGCCAGTTAGCCACCAAGGGAACACGCGTGCCGGCATCGGTCATGGTTCCTTTGCCACCGACGGCGTTTCGTGTTTCGATTCCATTGCTCCACTTCGAGGTGATACGTCGATCGGTGCCGTTATCCGCTACGAAAATGACCAGCGTTTTGTCGCGCAGTTTCAGTTCATCGAGCGCCGCCACCAACTGCCCCACTTGCTTGTCGAGGTATGCGACCATGTCAGGCATGTACTTCTTGTCACCATCGCCATCGGCAGCACGTAGCGGTTCTTCGCTGTCGGGCGTTGGTTCCCAGGGATAATGTGGGAGCAGCGCTGTATAGTACGCCAAAAACGGTTCGTCCTTGTGTCGCCGCATGAAATCAATCAGGAAGGCAACGTTCGCATCGGGACCGTACTTCCCTTTCAGCTCGGCTTGAAGCACCTTCCCGTTTTGTCGCATGGTGGGATTGGCGTAGCGAGACGTCTTTTGGCCATCATGAAAGATCTGCCACATTTGATATTCATCAAAGCCGTGAGCATTGAGCGTGTCGCGTTCGTGCAGGAAGCTGACTTGCCATTTCCCAGCAATTGCGGTCGCGTAGCCCGCTTTCTTCAATAAGGTCGCGAAGCTGGTCTCCTGCGTCGGATCAAGGAACTCGCGGTGATTCTCCGGTTGATAAATAACGCGTGTGATTCCGTTTCGGAACGGATACCTGCCAGTAAGAAGCTGAGCGCGCGAAGGAGAGCACAACGGATTCGAAAAGCAATGCGTGAACCGCATTCCTTTCTCGGCCAGGGCATCAATGTTGGGTGTCTGATACGAGAGACCGCCGTACGATTGAACGCACTCGAGTCCTAGGTCGTCAGCGACGATCACCAACACATTTGGCGGACGTTCCGCGGACTGGCCAAGCGAAACCAGGCAAGTCGTGATCAGGAAGGTGAAGAGAGGAAGAACGCGATAGGGCAACACGCGAAACATGGTGGGGAGAATTCCAAGAGAGGAGGGGCGATCGAAAGCATTCAACATAAGACTGCAATCTTTTGTCTTGTCTCAGCATAGCCCCCTCTGTAGCAAAAAGAAACCGTTTGCGTTTACGGCTGACGTTGTGGACGACGTGCGAAAAGCAAATTATCTTAAGTTTCACCGTACCCCGCCGATTCCCCTTTTCCCACCAACCACGCCTCCTCCCGGGAAGCTCTGCAGGAACCCTCGATGCGAATCACACAACTGCTGCGCTATTCACTGGTCGCCGCCGTCTGTATTACCTCTTCTTGGAAGTCTTCAGCCCAGGCAGACGAAGCCCCGTACGATGCTTCTCGCTTGGAGGTCACCACGCTTGAAACCGGCCTCAAGCAGCCGATGGAATTGGCAGTGACCAGCGACGGCCGAATCTTCTACATCGAGATTCAAGGACAGCTGAAAGTCTTCGATCCAGAAACGCACCAATCAACGCTCGTGGGGGAAGTGAAAGTCACCACCGCGCAGGAGAACGGGCTGATCGGTTTGGCCCTCGATCCGAACTTCGATTCTAACGGCTGGATCTATTTGCAGTATTCGCCGCCTGATTACGAAGGGCAGCATGTCAGCCGCTTTAACTTGGTAGATGGCAAGCTCGATAACAGCTCGGAGAAGCTGCTGCTGAAGTACGAAGAACAACGCCGCGATTGTTGCCATCACGCTGGCTCGCTCGAATTCGGCCCCGATGGCTGCTTGTACATCGGCACCGGTGACAACACCAATCCATTTGGTGATAGCCAAGGGTACGCTCCGATCGATGAGCGCGAAGGGCGTTACTACTTTGATGCCCAAGCCACCGCCGGCAACACCAACGATCACAACGGCAAAGTGCTTCGCATCCGCCCACTGCCAGATGGCACGGCGGAGATTCCGGAAGGAAACCTGTTTCCGGCCGACGGCTCGAAAGGCAAGCCGGAAGTCTACGTGATGGGCTGTCGTAACCCATGGCGAATCAACATCGATCAGAAGACCGGTTACTTGTATTGGGGTGACGTCGGCCCCGATGCGGGCGGCGAGAACGAACGCGGCCCGCGTGGCTATGACGAAGTGAATCAAGCTCGTCAGGCAGGCTACTTCGGTTGGCCTTACTTCATTGCCAATAACTTGCCGTACAACGACGTCGATTTCCAAACCGACAAGATTGGCGAGAAGTTTAATCCGGCCGCACCGATCAACGAATCCGTCAACAACACCGGCGCGCGCGAGTTGCCGCCGGCCAACGAAGCGTTCATCTATTACCCTGGCTCAGGCAGTGATCGGTTTCCGGAACTAGGCTCTGGCGGTCGAACCGCATGTGCTGGGCCCGTTTATTACTACGATGCGGCCAATCCGAGCGAGACCAAGTTCCCGCCGCACTTTGACCGGACACTGTTCATTTACGAATGGTCGCGGCACTGGATCATGGCGGTTCACTTAACCGACGATTCGAAGATTGACTCAATCGAACCGTTCATGCCGAATCATCGCTTCGTCCGCCCGATCGATTTGCAATTTGGTCCCGATGGTGCGCTGTACATGTTGGAGTATGGCGAAACCTGGGGCGTGAACGATGACGCCAAATT
The genomic region above belongs to Blastopirellula marina and contains:
- a CDS encoding DUF2306 domain-containing protein; translation: MKAHGPARRMATLKTLALGVIALLGAKVVASIVLQYGDYFPPNFDSAFLVGREKSFTGIYPPAFYAHIIVGPITLLLAAYLMFSGKRKTHQKRHRQLGKLQVLLVLAVLVPSGLIMSVWAFSGPIAGVAFALQSIATGLTAALAARYAMLRKLATHQVWATRCFILLISPLLFRLASGVLIVTESESVEAYQINAWLSWTIPLFAYEVWRMRKQHAKKPRLSEQASLEAIS
- a CDS encoding SulP family inorganic anion transporter, encoding MESLRQQWFSNVPKDILSGLVVALALIPEAIAFSIIAGVDPKVGLYAAFCIATISAFVGGRPAMISAATGAMALVMVDLVKDYGLQYLLAASILAGVLQITAGYFKAGVLMRFVSKSVVTGFVNALAILIFCAQLPELYEVPSVWLVYTMVAAGLAMIYLLPYVTKAVPSPLIAICVLTAISVGFGFDVNTVGDMGQLPDSLPMFLLPEIPWSFETLQIIFPVSVTLAMVGLLESMMTAQIVDEMTDTPSDKNQECMGQGISNIVAGFFGGMAGCAMIGQSVINVKSGGRGRLSTLCAGVFLLILVVFLGPYVSMIPMAALVAVMIMVSIGTFKWESLKNLILHPKSSSAVMVSTVVVVVMTGDLAQGVLVGVLLSGFFFAHKVGKILEVDGVPHEDLPLKTYNVSGQVFFASADRFVDSFDYHEQLEKVHIDVSDAHFWDITAIGALDKVVVKYRQKEVEVEIIGLNEASAHMVNRFAIHDKPDADKQLVAH
- a CDS encoding sulfatase, whose amino-acid sequence is MITRILLALGVAVLMAPLTYAAEKPNVVILLADDEGYQDIGCYDGPVKTPDIDALATGGVRFHDFYSGAANCSPSRATLLTGRHHIRAGVYGWINDTSQRTHLLLRENTLAEILKQEGYATAHIGKWHLGMPNDKFDKPTPDKHGFDYWFATGNNAIPSHKNPRNFVRNGKPVGKLQGYSCQLVVDEAIDWLDTKRPADQPFFLNMWFHEPHAPIAAPDQIVKAYGAIDDPAAVYSATIDNRNRAIARLVAKLHAIDKPENTLIIYASDNGSYRDDRTGGLRGRKRFNWEGGIRVPGIFFWPGKIPPGRVISSDTPAGLVDVLPTVCGLLGISPPKGRHLDGSDLTPILIPGEKKFVRHQPLFWHLQRSVPIVAMRDGPYSFVGYRDFDVPDALVFKEEWIPALKKGTYTNYQLFNLLDDPKQEHDLASQHPELVAQLKQKLMRINTSIMSDGADWHLPE
- a CDS encoding M20/M25/M40 family metallo-hydrolase, coding for MTFDQPPVRELLAKHVDYLAAQIGPRILAQPESIEATVAYLRGQWEQMGYEVREEPYESSDGPVKNLYVEIPGSQLPGDVIVLGAHYDTVAQSPGADDNASAVAVLLEASRLLKNQSPRRTLRFVAFACEESPYMSMGSMGSQHHAREAKQRGERVQMLCLEMVGYFLDEPNSQKVPPSIPKFLHGLFPKRGNFLAAIGNLASWKLNWAFRRGFKQATRLSLFSLNLPEKVQEIRRSDNSSFWDQGFPALMLTDTSFLRNPHYHQPTDTPDTLDYDRMSQVTLGVVGAMIRLAK
- a CDS encoding sulfatase-like hydrolase/transferase, with protein sequence MFRVLPYRVLPLFTFLITTCLVSLGQSAERPPNVLVIVADDLGLECVQSYGGLSYQTPNIDALAEKGMRFTHCFSNPLCSPSRAQLLTGRYPFRNGITRVIYQPENHREFLDPTQETSFATLLKKAGYATAIAGKWQVSFLHERDTLNAHGFDEYQMWQIFHDGQKTSRYANPTMRQNGKVLQAELKGKYGPDANVAFLIDFMRRHKDEPFLAYYTALLPHYPWEPTPDSEEPLRAADGDGDKKYMPDMVAYLDKQVGQLVAALDELKLRDKTLVIFVADNGTDRRITSKWSNGIETRNAVGGKGTMTDAGTRVPLVANWPGVIAAGKVNHDLIDLSDLLPTLVELTGASLPAKPIDGRSFLPQLRGEPGDPRSWIHVQDKQQRYVRNRDFIFTWQQQLRPVVETGQPKAATIKSPYNASQAEAAQQLKFAQQQIDGNK
- a CDS encoding PQQ-dependent sugar dehydrogenase, translating into MRITQLLRYSLVAAVCITSSWKSSAQADEAPYDASRLEVTTLETGLKQPMELAVTSDGRIFYIEIQGQLKVFDPETHQSTLVGEVKVTTAQENGLIGLALDPNFDSNGWIYLQYSPPDYEGQHVSRFNLVDGKLDNSSEKLLLKYEEQRRDCCHHAGSLEFGPDGCLYIGTGDNTNPFGDSQGYAPIDEREGRYYFDAQATAGNTNDHNGKVLRIRPLPDGTAEIPEGNLFPADGSKGKPEVYVMGCRNPWRINIDQKTGYLYWGDVGPDAGGENERGPRGYDEVNQARQAGYFGWPYFIANNLPYNDVDFQTDKIGEKFNPAAPINESVNNTGARELPPANEAFIYYPGSGSDRFPELGSGGRTACAGPVYYYDAANPSETKFPPHFDRTLFIYEWSRHWIMAVHLTDDSKIDSIEPFMPNHRFVRPIDLQFGPDGALYMLEYGETWGVNDDAKLVRIDYVRGNRPPTAIAATENNTGTHPLAVKLSSAGSADKDGDKLTYLWRAFRAGDENATFTILSTEANPKVTFQEPGVFNVELKVTDSAGAEAVASVPVIVGNERPAVSFVTPQDGDFFDSTMKIHYQLKVNDLEDGTSDFEQADETGVAEIDLEAPRRTALNFSLGSGSIPKAGDDGASDSDPVGLQLMKKSDCFNCHSVDSVRVGPPFLKVAEKYRGQDNALEASMKRVREGSTGVWGKVPMLPHGQHSLDEIRTMVSWVYSLEADSAVRVFDGFVGDIQLTPEEVDKAGYVQLEANYRDLGAGDIPPLVGTSKIYLRKRTIEAEAADEIGGPQTLGGHKASGGNFLGAINHEQFARFQQIPLDNVGALTFRVTSAGAGGHIEARLDSLNGPVIAKVKVDVNGSWEDFHDVTAKIKRQTGRHDIYVVFINPQNRGGLMNLDCVTFEPPTE
- a CDS encoding DUF4259 domain-containing protein; its protein translation is MGAWGYEIFDNDSACDWQEDLLASDDIVPIQTALLRVTEAEDFVDLDEASQALAACEALAHLRGRPGLQEAPLDELSAWASQHKELPTGPLVPIAKLALERIKTDECELKQLWQDSDEFDKWLATVEDVSRRVEST